The following coding sequences lie in one Mucilaginibacter sp. KACC 22773 genomic window:
- the zwf gene encoding glucose-6-phosphate dehydrogenase → MSASTKSDPTIFIIFGGTGDLNSRKIAPALYNLFLDGWMPKQFSIIGTGRTKLTDEQFRENLHNDINQFSRSGKADEKQWAEFVKNIYYQVSDANDFETYKEFGKRIEKHNAEWKTKANVLFYLAVAPNFFPIIASNISKAKLAEDKKRVRIIIEKPFGHDLETAKELNALLKSIFDECQIYRIDHYLGKETVQNIMAFRFANSIMEPLWNRNYIEHVQISVTEQLGVEERGDYYDGSGAMRDMIQNHLLQLLCHIAMEPPVSFSADEVRDRKVDVLKAMRKFTPEDVRSSAVRGQYGSGWMKGKEVAGYREEPKVNPESNTETFAAIKFFIDNWRWQGVPFYLRTGKRMHQSSSVITIQFKDVPHLIFPTEAAESWQQNRLIISIQPEMSIRLQVQAKRPGIDMVLNVVDMVFDYKGTYTNQAPEAYETLILDTMMGDQTLFMRGDQVEEAWALVMPILSTWQHKKSLNFPNYSADSWGPEAAEALIARDGFNWFTLPVNGKK, encoded by the coding sequence ATGAGCGCAAGCACAAAATCAGACCCTACCATATTCATTATTTTTGGGGGAACGGGCGATTTAAATTCCCGTAAAATTGCCCCGGCACTCTATAACCTGTTTTTAGATGGATGGATGCCCAAACAATTTTCAATTATTGGTACCGGTCGTACAAAATTAACCGACGAACAGTTCAGGGAAAACCTGCATAACGATATCAACCAGTTTTCGCGCAGCGGCAAAGCCGACGAAAAACAATGGGCCGAGTTTGTAAAAAACATCTACTACCAGGTATCAGATGCTAACGACTTTGAAACCTATAAAGAATTTGGCAAACGCATTGAAAAACACAATGCCGAATGGAAAACCAAAGCTAACGTATTGTTTTACCTGGCAGTAGCGCCAAACTTTTTCCCAATCATTGCATCCAACATATCAAAAGCCAAATTGGCCGAAGATAAAAAACGGGTGCGTATCATTATCGAGAAACCATTTGGCCACGATTTGGAAACAGCCAAAGAGCTGAATGCGTTATTGAAGAGCATTTTTGACGAGTGCCAGATCTATCGTATTGACCACTACCTTGGTAAAGAAACCGTTCAGAATATCATGGCGTTCCGCTTTGCCAACTCCATTATGGAGCCGCTGTGGAACCGGAATTATATTGAGCACGTACAGATTTCGGTTACCGAGCAATTGGGCGTTGAAGAGCGCGGCGATTACTACGATGGTTCTGGTGCCATGAGAGACATGATTCAAAACCACCTGCTGCAATTGCTTTGCCACATAGCCATGGAGCCGCCGGTTAGCTTTAGCGCCGATGAGGTACGCGACCGCAAGGTTGATGTATTAAAGGCCATGCGTAAGTTTACACCCGAAGATGTACGTAGCTCGGCCGTTAGGGGCCAGTACGGCAGCGGATGGATGAAAGGAAAAGAAGTTGCCGGCTACCGCGAGGAGCCAAAAGTTAATCCTGAGTCAAATACAGAAACTTTTGCAGCTATCAAATTCTTTATTGATAACTGGCGCTGGCAGGGAGTGCCATTCTATTTACGTACAGGTAAAAGAATGCACCAGTCATCATCGGTTATCACTATCCAGTTTAAAGATGTTCCGCATTTGATATTCCCTACCGAAGCAGCCGAAAGCTGGCAGCAAAACAGGCTCATCATCAGCATTCAGCCCGAGATGAGTATCCGTTTGCAGGTACAGGCCAAGCGCCCGGGAATTGATATGGTGTTGAATGTGGTTGATATGGTGTTTGATTATAAAGGCACCTATACCAACCAGGCACCCGAAGCTTATGAAACCCTGATACTGGATACCATGATGGGCGATCAAACCCTGTTTATGCGTGGCGACCAGGTAGAAGAGGCATGGGCACTGGTTATGCCGATACTAAGCACCTGGCAACATAAAAAGAGCCTGAACTTCCCTAACTATTCTGCCGACTCATGGGGACCCGAAGCCGCCGAAGCATTAATTGCACGCGATGGCTTTAATTGGTTCACTTTACCGGTGAATGGGAAGAAATAG